From the Lepidochelys kempii isolate rLepKem1 chromosome 2, rLepKem1.hap2, whole genome shotgun sequence genome, one window contains:
- the LOC140905985 gene encoding uncharacterized protein: protein MKDRGHNRDPKQCRVKLKELRQAYQKTREANSRSGSEPQTCRFYDELHAILGGSATTTPAVLFDFFNGDGGNTEAGFGDEEDDEEEEVVDSSQQASGETGFPDSQELFLTLDLEPVPPEPTQGCLLDPAGGEGTSAECVSMITGSSPSQRLVKLRKKKKCTRDEMFSELMLSSHTDRAQMNAWRQIMSECRKAQNDREERWWAEESKWRAEESKWQAEDRAEAQMWRQRDERRQDSMLRLLQDQTSMLQCMVELQQRQLEHRLPLQPLCNQPPSSPSSIASTPRRPRTRWGGLRPTSHSTTEDCPKKRRLSFNKF from the exons atgaaggacagaggccataacagggacccgaagcagtgccgcgtgaaactgaaggagctgaggcaagcctatcagaaaaccagagaggcgaacagccgctctgggtcagagccccaaacatgccgcttctatgatgagctgcatgccattttagggggttcagccaccactaccccagccgtgttgtttgacttcttcaatggagatggaggcaatacggaagcaggttttggggatgaagaagatgatgaggaggaggaggttgtagatagctcacagcaagcaagcggagaaaccggttttccagacagccaggaactgtttctcaccctagacctggagccagtacctcccgaacccacccaaggctgcctcctggacccagcaggcggagaagggacctctg ctgaatgtgtttcaatgatcacaggatcttctccttcccagaggctagtgaagcttagaaagaaaaaaaaatgcactcgcgatgaaatgttctccgagctcatgctgtcctcccacactgacagagcacagatgaatgcgtggaggcaaataatgtcagagtgcaggaaagcacaaaatgaccgggaggagaggtggtgggctgaagagagtaagtggcgggctgaagagagtaagtggcaggctgaagacagggctgaagctcaaatgtggcggcagcgtgatgagaggagacaggattcaatgctgaggctgctgcaggaccaaaccagtatgctccagtgtatggttgagctgcagcaaaggcagctggagcacagactgccactgcagcccctctgtaaccaaccgccctcctccccaagttccatagcctccacacccagacgcccaagaacgcggtgggggggcctccggccaaccagccactccaccacagaggattgccccaaaaaaagaaggctgtcattcaataaattttaa